A genomic stretch from Lusitaniella coriacea LEGE 07157 includes:
- the hisF gene encoding imidazole glycerol phosphate synthase subunit HisF has product MLAKRILPCLDVRAGRVVKGVNFVDLKDAGDPVELARAYNEAGADELVFLDITATHEDRDIIVDVVYRTAEQVFIPLTVGGGINSLETIKKLLRAGADKVSINSAAVRDPDFINRASDRFGNQCIVVAIDARRRENLSNPGWDVFVRGGRENTGIDAVQWAKEMARRGAGELLITSMDADGTQAGYDLELTRTIAEQVEIPAIASGGAGNTQHIYEALTEGRAEAALLASLLHYGQLTVSEIKSFLAERNVPIRLT; this is encoded by the coding sequence ATGTTAGCTAAACGAATCTTACCCTGCTTGGACGTTCGCGCGGGGCGTGTGGTCAAAGGCGTTAACTTTGTCGATCTTAAAGATGCAGGCGATCCGGTTGAGTTGGCGCGAGCTTACAATGAGGCGGGGGCGGATGAGTTGGTTTTTCTTGATATTACCGCCACTCACGAAGATCGCGACATTATCGTAGATGTGGTTTATCGCACTGCCGAACAGGTTTTTATTCCCCTCACCGTTGGAGGTGGGATTAATTCCTTAGAAACCATTAAAAAATTGTTACGGGCGGGAGCGGATAAAGTGAGTATTAATTCCGCCGCAGTGCGAGATCCCGACTTCATTAATCGCGCAAGCGATCGCTTTGGCAACCAGTGTATTGTCGTAGCCATCGATGCAAGGCGGAGAGAGAATTTGAGCAATCCCGGCTGGGATGTTTTTGTGCGCGGGGGACGGGAAAATACGGGTATCGATGCGGTGCAATGGGCGAAGGAAATGGCACGGCGAGGTGCTGGGGAATTGTTAATTACCAGTATGGATGCAGACGGAACTCAAGCAGGCTACGATCTAGAGCTGACGAGGACTATAGCAGAGCAAGTGGAAATCCCCGCGATCGCGTCTGGGGGAGCCGGGAACACTCAACACATCTACGAAGCCCTCACAGAGGGGCGTGCAGAAGCCGCTCTCCTGGCATCTTTGTTACACTACGGACAACTCACGGTTTCAGAAATTAAATCTTTCTTAGCAGAGCGCAACGTTCCGATACGCTTAACCTAA